Below is a window of Chryseobacterium arthrosphaerae DNA.
CAATTTATTACCTAATAAATCTCCAAGAAGGATTTTTTGATCAGATTGAATACCCATTCTAAGTAATCTAGAGAGAGGTCCGTAAGGTGAAGGAGAAATAAATAGCGTATTAAAACTATTATCGATTGTTCCATCAGCATTCAATCTCTGAATAACATTGGTTGTTGTCTGATTATTATTGGGGATACTATAATAAGTTCCACTCACTATAATTTTCTGTTGGGACGTTACAGCTCCTGTTTCATAAATAAATCTATTATTACTATTCGGCGTATAAGACACTACTCCATTAGTGCCAAAGCTAGGATCCAGAAATTGATTTTGTGCTTTTACTGAAACAACTGATACTGATATTCCTAAAAATAGGAAAAGTTTATTGATCATGATTATTGTTTTATTTTGCGCAAATATAAGGTAATATTGAAGAGGAATGAGAAGAATATTACACTATCCGTTTTGAAAAACTGGTCTTAACGAGGGTTTAATGAAACCCAATTTCTGAATCACATAGCGGAAATTCTCTTTTATTTCTTGAACATTATAATCAGCTTATGACCAAGTTTGAATTTCCAAAGATTATTATCAAATAATATGCATATTGCCCCCTGATTCAGTCCAAAAAAAATCCCGCATTCATTAATGCAGGATTTTTCAGTATAATTTAAATTAAAGTTATATCTATTATTGATTATAAACATGTACATCCCTTTGTGGAAAAGGAATTCCAATTCCGGCTTTATCTAAGGCTTCTTTACATTCTATAATCAGTTCTTCATTCATTGTCCAGAAATTTTCAGTGGAAGTACTTACTCTCACCGATACATTTACGGCACTGTCTCCAAGTTCTGTTACCACTACCTGTGGCGCAGGATCCGTAAGTGCGTATTGATTATTTTTAATGGCCTGCATCAGAATATCTTTGGTCAGTCTGAGATCTGCATCATAAGCAATACCGATATCCAAAGAAGTTCTGCGTGTTCCTAACTGGGTAAAATTGGTAATACTGTTGTTTGAAACGACTCCATTGGGGATAACAATTAACTGATTTTGCGGAGTAACCAACTTGGTATGAAAAATATCAATCGCCTGTACGGTTCCCGATACACCGGAATTGGTTGAAATAAAGTCTCCTATTTTAAAAGGTTTCAATAATAAAATAAGAATTCCTCCTGCGAAGTTGGTCAGGGATCCCTGTAACGCCAGACCTACCGCCAGACCGGCAGCACCAATCATTGCAACAAATGCCGAAGTTTGTACACCCAACTGGGTAACCACTACAATGAAAAGAAGAATATTAAGTCCCCAATTGATAATATTTAGAAGGAAAAGCTGTAATGACGCTTCCATATTACGTCTTTTGAAAGCTTTCTCAACCAGTTTTTTTATCATTCTGATCATCCACGACCCGATAAGGTAAATCAGTAATGCGGAAATAACTGCTGTAATAACTTTAGGTGCCCATGAAATAGCTGAAGAGATTAAGGTATCCCAATGCTGCTGAATTTTGTTCAATTCTAAATCGTCCATTTTTTTACTGCTTATATTTATGTTTTTTGTACAATTGTTCTGATTTTCTCTGACAGAAAAAAAAATGATAGAGAGTAAACGAAATCTATAGTCAAAAAGAAATCCTTCTTCAATCTTTAAGATTAAAGAACGGACAGGATATATGAAAAATAGCTGATGACGGAAAAGATAGTATCCGTCTTACTCAATGATCATTTTAAAACCGGTCTTACTGAGAAGAAATAATTCCGGACATAGCATTACAAAAACGATACCGCTTTTACATAATCCATCTATTTTTATTCTTCAGCGGTATAAAATTGTTGTTATGGAAGTTTTGCCGCCAGGCTTTCAGGCAGCAATCTCAGGATATGATAAATGATCTTCCATTTGAAATCAGGAACAATGGTAAATGAATTTCCGGCGTTGACTATAAATTTTGCTACGTAATCCGGTTCCATAATCAGTGATTCATTCAATTCTAACCCTGCATTTATTTTTGTTCTGATATAACCGATTACCAGGGCATTGACAATAATTTTACGGGAAGCAAGTTCCTGCCTTAAACCTGCGAGAAACTGAGTGAATGCTGCTTTTGTACTTCCATAAACAAAATTGCTTTTTCTGCCTCTCACACCGGATAAGGAAGAAAGACCGATTATTCTTTCAAGGTTCTTATTGCTGTTATCCATAGCAATAATACTCAGGATCGAAACCCCTCCCATATAATTGACCTCCATCATTTGTCTGGCACCTTTGAAATCAGTGAGCGCCTGTTGATTATCTACCAGGAAGCCGGCAGCATATACAACGATATGAGGTTTTACAGGAAGTGCAGAATAAAATGCCTGATGGGAATCAAAATCTGCAGCATCAAAATATAAAACAGAGACCTGTGAAGGATTGAGTTGATTGGCTGTAATAAAATCTTCCAGTGATTGTGTATTTCTGGAAGCTGCAATCACATAATAGCCTTTGGAAACATATTGTTTGATACATTGCTTCGCCACATCTGAATTGGCTCCCAGAATAAGAACTGTTTTATTGGTATTTTGACTCATAAGGCAAAGATAATTTATTAATGAATAGTATTTCCACTAAAAAGGCTGCGGCGGGTGAACTTCGTTCACCCGCCGCAGCTAAATATTTTCAGACTGAATTATTTTTTTTCTTCAGTCTCTGTTTTTTCCGTTGCCTTTGCTTTATCTCCAAAGCGTGCTTCAGTCATTTCTCTTGAAACTGCTGCTTTTTCGAATTTCAGTTTTCCGGATAATGTTTCGATGACAAAACCGTCGTCCTGAACCTGGGCAATTCTTCCGTGAAGACCTGATGTAAGGACTACTCTGGTTCCTACTTTAAGGTTTTCCTGGAAGTTTTTTTCCTGCTTCTGTTTTTTCATCTGAGGTCTTATCATCAGAAAATAAAACCCGACGAACATTACTCCCATCATGATCAGCATCATTGATGAAGATCCTCCTGGCTGTGCCTGCAAAAATACTGTCAACATATTTTCTGATTATGGTTGAATGTTCGCTGTGAACGTTAATTTAATCGGAGCTTTTTCTACGTTAGCAAAAACATCAGCATATTTCTGTACGTTTCCGTCAAAGCTTGAAGAATCGAAATGCAGGGTAATCTTACCTTTTTTACCAGGCATAATCGGCTCTTTTGTAAAGTCAGGAGCTGTACATCCGCATCCTGGTCTTACTTCAGAGATAATCAATGGATTTTTCCCCGTATTGGTCACTTCATATACGTGCTCTACCTTATCTCCTTTTTTGATTTTTCCAAAATCGAAATTGCTTTCTGATAAAGCAACTGTAGTAGATGGCTCATTTGAAGTTTTAGCTGTTTCCTCCACAGGAGCAGCAGGAGTTGCTGTAGAATCAGCAGTTACCGGAGCTCCGACAGCTGTAGAATCTGTAGCTACTGTTTCAGCAGTCTGAGTTTCTTTGTTTTCTTTTTTACATGAAACCAGCCCAAAACCTATAATAGACAAGGCGATAATTGATAACGTCTTTTTCATTTTATATTCTATTTTGATCTTTACAATATTTATCTAAAATACCATTAATGAAGATATTGGAACGGTCTGTAGCAAATACTTTTGCAATTTCGATATATTCATTAATAATAACTCTTGAAGGCGTGAAAGCAAAATTATCCAATTCTGAAATCGCAGTAGACAAGATAACCTTATCCATTAGGGAAACTCTTTCAAGGTCCCAGTTTTCCAGTCTTTCTTCCAGCTTTTTCTCGTTGTTTTCCCAATTGTTCAGGGTGTCTTTCAACAGTTTGCTGGCAAAAGTCTTATCATCTTCATCTTTGATCATTTTGATCAGGGTTCTGCTTTCTTCATCTTCTCTCAGGAAACCGATTGTTTTCTGTACCATTGAGTTTGAAATATGGATATCGTCATACCATGAAAGTTCCTTATCTCCAAGATAATCATGGAAATCATCATTTTCAGCAATATATCTTAAGAACAGTTTTCCAATAAATTTCTGATCTTCTTCAAAAGAATAACCTTCTTCTTTCATGAAATCCTGATAACGTTTCCCTGCAGTAATTCTTTGGAAAGTCTTTACCAGAAGATCATCATGCATATCCCATTTCAGCTGTTTGTGCTGTCCTGTAAAGAATAATCTTTCAGGATTTTCTTCCAGCTTCTGCAATACCTGGTTGTTGATGAATTTCTGGTTAGGATTTATATCAGCATCTGTTTTAAGATATTTGTTCTTTCCGATCTCAATCTGGTGTTCTGCCAGATCTTTCAGGGCCACCAGGAAATTAAGCTGGTAGATATAGAGATAATAGATTTTCTCTATTCCAGCGAACATGTTTTTCTCTAAAACATCAAACTTTACAGGATTCTGATAGTAAGAATACACTGTCTGTACTACTTTTTCACGGATTTGTCGTCTTCCTAACATTCAAAGAGCTTTTTTATGCGTGCAAAGATACAAAATTTAAAATTGATGAAATTCGTAGTGTGATGACATTTTTGTAATTTTGTCAAACTATATGAAAGCGCTAAAAACCTTAAACCCTTATTTTTGGAAACACAAAATACTTTTGTTTTGGGGGGTACTATTTATCATTGCCAGTAATTTCTTTAATATATATAAGGTTCAGTTTGTAGGAAAATCCGTGGATGAGCTTACCAAAAGCGGAAATCTCGGTTTCAATCAGCAGGTGCTTATCTACGTCGGAATCATTGTGGGATGCTCACTTTTAACCGGATTCTTTACTTTTATGATGAGACAGACAATCATTGTTGCCTCCAGAAGAATTGAATATGAGCTTAAAAATAAAATTTACAGGCATTACCAGGATTTATCTTTAACGGATTACAAGCAGACAACCATCGGAGACCTGATGAACAGGCTCAGTGAAGACGTGGTTGCTGTAAGAATGTATCTTGGTCCCGGCGTCATGTATGTGGCCAACCTCATCGTTCTGGTTCTGATCACTGCCATTTATATGGTAAAAACGGATGCTTCCATGACTTTATGGACTTTGCTTCCGCTTCCTATTCTATCTTTTGCCATTTATAAAGTAAGTTCCATTATCAATAAAAAGTCGAAGATCATGCAGAAAAGCCAGTCAGCCATTTCCACCTTTGTACAGGACAGCTTTTCGGGAATCCGTGTAGTAAAGTTTTTTGCAAGGGAAAAGTATATTGAAAAGAACTACGGAATCAAAGTCACCGACTATCAGAATAAGGCATTGGACCTTGCTAAGACAGAGGCTTATTTCTTTACCATTATTTTATTTGTTATCGGTCTGCTGAATGTTGCCATTATCTGGATCGGGGGAACCAAATATATTGCCGGAGAATTAAGTATCGGTAAAATCGCAGATTTTTTCATGTATATCAATACCCTGATTTTCCCGTTCTCTATGGTTGGCTGGGTAACTTCTGTGAACCAGAGGGCTGAAGCTTCTATGCAAAGGATCAATGAATTTATGGATAAAAAATCAGAGATCATTAATACCAATTTCGAGAACTATACGATTAAAGGAGATATTGAATTCAGAAATGTCTCGTATGTATATCCAAATACAGGAATCAAAGCGCTGGATCATTTAAGTTTTAAAATCAAAGCAGGAGAATCTTTGGCCATCATGGGCAAAACCGGAAGCGGAAAGTCTACGATTGCTTTACTTTTGTGCAGGCTGATAGATCCTACTGAAGGGGAGATTTTGATTGACGGTAAAAACCTGAAAGACCACAATCTTGATAACTACAGAAATTTCATCGGTTATATTCCTCAGGAAAGCTACCTGTTCTCAGATTCCATTGAAAATAATATCGGTTTTGCCATTGATCATCCTTCTCATGAAAAGGTAGTGGAATATGCTCAGATTGCAGATGTACATAAAAATATTGTTGAGTTTAAAGAACAATATAAAACACTTGTGGGTGAACGGGGCGTTATGCTTTCCGGGGGTCAGAAACAAAGAATATGTATCGCCAGGGCCTTAATCAAGGACCCGAATATCATTATTTTTGATGACTCTCTGTCTGCATTGGATACTGAAACGGAACAGAATATTCTGGAAAATATTGATAAGAAAATCAGCAATGCCACTTCCATAATCATCACACACAGAGAGTCTAGCGCTCAAAAAGCCGACCAGATCATCAACCTTACGGAAATTACCAATTCTGTAACCGCATAGCCGTTTCGTTCTCAATTGTTAAATAAATCATAAAAAAAATTTTGTGATTAAAAGAATTCTTTTATATTTGTTCTTAACAAGATTAAAAAATATCTAACAATGAGTGAATACAAGGAACGCCATGAAAATGAGATTTTCACGAAGGTGTTAAAAGCAGGGAGAAGAACTTATTTCTTTGATGTGCGCGAGACGAAAGCAGGAGATTATTATCTTACCATCACTGAGAGTAAGAAGAATTTCGGAGAGAATGGGGAAGCTACATTCGAGAAGCACAAAATTTACCTTTATAAGGAAGATTTTAAAAGTTTCCAGGAGATGTTTAATGAGTCCACAGATTTCATCATTAATGAAAAGGGTGAGGATGTAATTTCAGAAAAACATGACAAAGACTTCAAAAGCAGATCATTCACAATTGATTCTGACGACGAGGTTTAAAAAAAAGAATATCTAAAAACACAAGCATCTGAAAAGGATGCTTTTTTTATGCCCTAATCTCAAAACATTTTACATCGTTACTTCAAAATTTCTCCCTTTGGATCAGCAGCATTTCTCATCAACTTATAAAGTTTTGGCTAAAGCCGTTGAATCTTTATTATATTAAAAGAACGGGCTAAAGCCCGTTCCTATTGATTTGATTATTGACACCTTGATTATTCCTTATTTGATTATGGTATCAAGAAACTGAATAACTGATTTGGCATCTCTTTCTGGCAAGGATCTGCATTTTTATTATTTCTATTATTTACACTATTTGTAACCTTTGCAGAAGAAAACATTACAATACCTCCATCTTTTCTAAGGGTAACCAATTCATCATTTTGCAAACTTGGATCAAACTTTCCGAAACACATGATATTGTCCTGAACCTGTATAGTGGGAAAATTTTCCGCACCATCATTAAACAAACTACTTCCA
It encodes the following:
- a CDS encoding mechanosensitive ion channel family protein, whose amino-acid sequence is MDDLELNKIQQHWDTLISSAISWAPKVITAVISALLIYLIGSWMIRMIKKLVEKAFKRRNMEASLQLFLLNIINWGLNILLFIVVVTQLGVQTSAFVAMIGAAGLAVGLALQGSLTNFAGGILILLLKPFKIGDFISTNSGVSGTVQAIDIFHTKLVTPQNQLIVIPNGVVSNNSITNFTQLGTRRTSLDIGIAYDADLRLTKDILMQAIKNNQYALTDPAPQVVVTELGDSAVNVSVRVSTSTENFWTMNEELIIECKEALDKAGIGIPFPQRDVHVYNQ
- a CDS encoding SDR family NAD(P)-dependent oxidoreductase, with translation MSQNTNKTVLILGANSDVAKQCIKQYVSKGYYVIAASRNTQSLEDFITANQLNPSQVSVLYFDAADFDSHQAFYSALPVKPHIVVYAAGFLVDNQQALTDFKGARQMMEVNYMGGVSILSIIAMDNSNKNLERIIGLSSLSGVRGRKSNFVYGSTKAAFTQFLAGLRQELASRKIIVNALVIGYIRTKINAGLELNESLIMEPDYVAKFIVNAGNSFTIVPDFKWKIIYHILRLLPESLAAKLP
- the yajC gene encoding preprotein translocase subunit YajC; protein product: MLTVFLQAQPGGSSSMMLIMMGVMFVGFYFLMIRPQMKKQKQEKNFQENLKVGTRVVLTSGLHGRIAQVQDDGFVIETLSGKLKFEKAAVSREMTEARFGDKAKATEKTETEEKK
- a CDS encoding DUF1573 domain-containing protein; translation: MKKTLSIIALSIIGFGLVSCKKENKETQTAETVATDSTAVGAPVTADSTATPAAPVEETAKTSNEPSTTVALSESNFDFGKIKKGDKVEHVYEVTNTGKNPLIISEVRPGCGCTAPDFTKEPIMPGKKGKITLHFDSSSFDGNVQKYADVFANVEKAPIKLTFTANIQP
- a CDS encoding transcription antitermination protein NusB gives rise to the protein MLGRRQIREKVVQTVYSYYQNPVKFDVLEKNMFAGIEKIYYLYIYQLNFLVALKDLAEHQIEIGKNKYLKTDADINPNQKFINNQVLQKLEENPERLFFTGQHKQLKWDMHDDLLVKTFQRITAGKRYQDFMKEEGYSFEEDQKFIGKLFLRYIAENDDFHDYLGDKELSWYDDIHISNSMVQKTIGFLREDEESRTLIKMIKDEDDKTFASKLLKDTLNNWENNEKKLEERLENWDLERVSLMDKVILSTAISELDNFAFTPSRVIINEYIEIAKVFATDRSNIFINGILDKYCKDQNRI
- a CDS encoding ABC transporter ATP-binding protein, which gives rise to MKALKTLNPYFWKHKILLFWGVLFIIASNFFNIYKVQFVGKSVDELTKSGNLGFNQQVLIYVGIIVGCSLLTGFFTFMMRQTIIVASRRIEYELKNKIYRHYQDLSLTDYKQTTIGDLMNRLSEDVVAVRMYLGPGVMYVANLIVLVLITAIYMVKTDASMTLWTLLPLPILSFAIYKVSSIINKKSKIMQKSQSAISTFVQDSFSGIRVVKFFAREKYIEKNYGIKVTDYQNKALDLAKTEAYFFTIILFVIGLLNVAIIWIGGTKYIAGELSIGKIADFFMYINTLIFPFSMVGWVTSVNQRAEASMQRINEFMDKKSEIINTNFENYTIKGDIEFRNVSYVYPNTGIKALDHLSFKIKAGESLAIMGKTGSGKSTIALLLCRLIDPTEGEILIDGKNLKDHNLDNYRNFIGYIPQESYLFSDSIENNIGFAIDHPSHEKVVEYAQIADVHKNIVEFKEQYKTLVGERGVMLSGGQKQRICIARALIKDPNIIIFDDSLSALDTETEQNILENIDKKISNATSIIITHRESSAQKADQIINLTEITNSVTA
- a CDS encoding DUF3276 family protein, producing the protein MSEYKERHENEIFTKVLKAGRRTYFFDVRETKAGDYYLTITESKKNFGENGEATFEKHKIYLYKEDFKSFQEMFNESTDFIINEKGEDVISEKHDKDFKSRSFTIDSDDEV